A genomic window from Streptomyces brevispora includes:
- a CDS encoding DUF5996 family protein codes for MSECRNAWPPLVYEDLAPMVGYVNRVVQVAGKYTLDEPFEVGWGNIVLDVTPRGLRTPTLRQRGVTFSVHYRLLDGDVVIESDAGSRAVHLSKGSVATFYGAFCDAAAELGIHRPRTLLICEIPDCAPTFEDDHVERSWDPGAARLMWEALNLTADGLETWQASFLGHRPRVGVMWGGFDLSATRHRVQPTEPPPDRPTFMQNAQLEGYVAVGFSFGAATAPSAGVYAYIWPQPDGLEGRSWGVDGAFWNADAGLVLLPWDKLRESTDPHQAIVAFGDAVYDAAVELAGWPSDLIAPRVDGWYMSRTAPEVVRAQHH; via the coding sequence GTGAGCGAATGTCGCAATGCGTGGCCGCCGCTGGTCTATGAGGATCTGGCGCCCATGGTCGGATACGTCAACCGCGTGGTACAGGTCGCAGGGAAGTACACCCTCGACGAGCCCTTCGAAGTCGGCTGGGGAAACATTGTCCTCGACGTCACCCCCCGCGGGCTCAGGACACCGACGTTGCGGCAGCGAGGGGTGACCTTCTCGGTGCATTACCGCCTGCTCGACGGCGACGTGGTCATCGAGTCCGACGCGGGCTCACGGGCGGTGCACTTGTCAAAGGGATCAGTCGCCACGTTCTATGGGGCGTTCTGCGACGCGGCGGCCGAGCTGGGCATACACCGGCCGCGTACCTTGCTGATCTGCGAGATTCCAGATTGCGCGCCGACTTTCGAGGACGATCACGTCGAACGCAGCTGGGATCCTGGCGCGGCTCGGCTGATGTGGGAAGCGTTGAACCTCACCGCCGACGGGCTCGAAACGTGGCAGGCGTCCTTCCTCGGGCACCGCCCCCGGGTCGGTGTGATGTGGGGCGGCTTCGACCTGTCCGCCACGCGGCACCGGGTGCAGCCCACTGAGCCACCGCCCGATCGTCCGACGTTTATGCAGAACGCCCAGCTCGAGGGGTATGTGGCGGTGGGGTTTTCCTTCGGTGCTGCAACGGCGCCCAGCGCCGGTGTGTACGCCTACATCTGGCCGCAGCCGGACGGTCTTGAAGGCCGGTCCTGGGGTGTCGACGGCGCGTTCTGGAATGCCGATGCCGGTCTGGTTCTTCTGCCGTGGGACAAACTCAGGGAGAGTACCGACCCGCATCAGGCGATCGTGGCGTTTGGTGACGCCGTCTACGACGCCGCTGTGGAGCTGGCAGGCTGGCCGTCCGACCTCATCGCGCCCCGCGTCGACGGTTGGTACATGAGTAGGACAGCGCCGGAGGTTGTTCGGGCCCAGCACCACTGA
- a CDS encoding helix-turn-helix domain-containing protein: protein MTKTDIRPVKLPPEKTATANRALTRVRGYLTEHPDLGQIAVKPLDDNELEPLTLPREAVELLAGLLAHLGAGRGVSIVPSTAELTTQQAADILNVSRPFLIGLLDAGEIECRLVGTHRRITASSLMEYKQADDRRRREAADELTQLGQEMGLM from the coding sequence GTGACGAAGACAGACATCAGGCCCGTGAAGCTCCCGCCCGAGAAGACCGCCACAGCGAACCGTGCTCTCACTCGTGTCCGCGGTTACCTCACCGAGCACCCCGACCTCGGACAGATCGCCGTTAAGCCACTCGACGACAACGAGCTTGAGCCCCTCACTCTGCCCCGCGAAGCCGTCGAGCTCCTCGCCGGTCTCCTCGCCCACCTAGGGGCAGGCCGAGGCGTGTCCATCGTCCCCAGCACCGCGGAGCTCACCACCCAGCAAGCGGCAGACATCCTCAACGTGTCCCGGCCCTTCCTCATCGGCCTCCTGGACGCCGGCGAAATCGAGTGCCGTCTAGTCGGAACGCACCGCAGAATCACAGCGTCGTCGCTCATGGAGTACAAGCAGGCAGACGACCGGCGTCGCCGTGAAGCAGCAGACGAGCTCACTCAGCTCGGCCAGGAGATGGGATTGATGTAG
- a CDS encoding ABC transporter ATP-binding protein yields MLIKILRAYLGPYKKPIALLVVFQLLQTSAALYLPTLNADIIDNGVVKGDTGYILQYGGAMIVVSIAQVVCNIGAVYIGARTASALGRDVRASVFDRVQSFSARELGRFGAPSLITRTTNDVQQVQMLVLMTFTLMVSAPIMCVGGIIMALGQDVPLSAVLLAVVPVLGIAVSLIVKRMRPLFRLMQERLDTVNRVLREQITGNRVIRAFVRDEYEEKRFRGANTELTDVALSTGRLMALMFPTVMTVVNVSSIAVVWFGAHRIDSGGMQIGALTAFLSYLMQIVMSVMMATFMFMMVPRAEVCAERIQEVLETDSSVVPPVDPVTELRAHGHLEVRGANFRYPGAEASVLRSVDLVARPGETTAIIGSTGSGKSTLLGLVPRLFDVTDGQVLVDGTDVRTLDPALLARTVSLVPQKPYLFSGTVASNLRYGNPDATDEELWHALEVAQAKEFVEGLEHGLDAPIAQGGTNVSGGQRQRLSIARTLVQQPEIYLFDDSFSALDYATDAALRAALLRETATATVVIVAQRVSTIRDADRILVMDEGRVVGTGSHHELMDGNETYREIVLSQLTEAEAA; encoded by the coding sequence GTGCTCATAAAAATCCTGCGGGCCTATCTCGGTCCGTACAAGAAACCGATCGCGCTGCTGGTGGTCTTCCAGCTGCTGCAGACCTCCGCCGCCCTCTATCTGCCCACCCTGAACGCCGACATCATCGACAACGGTGTCGTCAAGGGGGACACGGGTTACATCCTTCAGTACGGCGGCGCCATGATCGTCGTCAGCATCGCCCAGGTGGTCTGCAACATCGGGGCCGTCTACATCGGTGCGCGCACCGCGTCCGCGCTCGGCCGCGACGTCCGGGCGTCGGTCTTCGACCGGGTCCAGTCGTTCTCCGCGCGTGAGCTCGGCCGGTTCGGCGCCCCTTCACTGATCACCCGTACGACCAATGACGTCCAGCAGGTCCAGATGCTGGTCCTGATGACGTTCACGCTGATGGTCTCGGCGCCGATCATGTGTGTCGGCGGCATCATCATGGCGCTCGGCCAGGACGTCCCGCTGTCCGCGGTGCTCCTCGCCGTGGTGCCGGTCCTCGGGATCGCGGTGAGCCTGATCGTGAAGCGGATGCGTCCGCTGTTCCGTCTGATGCAGGAGCGGCTCGACACGGTGAACCGGGTGCTGCGCGAGCAGATCACCGGCAACCGGGTCATCCGCGCCTTCGTCCGCGACGAGTACGAGGAGAAGCGTTTCCGCGGCGCCAACACCGAGCTGACGGACGTGGCACTGTCCACCGGCCGGCTGATGGCACTGATGTTCCCGACCGTGATGACGGTCGTGAACGTGTCGTCGATCGCCGTCGTCTGGTTCGGTGCGCACCGGATCGACAGCGGCGGGATGCAGATCGGGGCGCTGACCGCGTTCCTCTCCTATCTGATGCAGATCGTCATGTCGGTGATGATGGCCACCTTCATGTTCATGATGGTGCCGCGCGCCGAGGTCTGTGCGGAGCGCATCCAGGAGGTCCTGGAGACCGATTCCAGCGTGGTGCCGCCGGTGGACCCGGTGACCGAACTGCGCGCCCACGGGCACCTGGAGGTCCGGGGTGCGAACTTCCGCTACCCCGGCGCCGAGGCGTCGGTGCTGCGGTCGGTGGATCTGGTGGCCCGGCCCGGCGAGACGACCGCGATCATCGGGTCGACGGGCAGCGGCAAGTCGACGCTGCTCGGTCTCGTACCCCGGCTGTTCGATGTGACGGACGGCCAGGTGCTGGTCGACGGGACGGACGTGCGGACGCTGGATCCGGCGCTGCTGGCGAGGACCGTGAGCCTGGTCCCGCAGAAGCCGTATCTGTTCTCCGGAACGGTCGCGAGCAATCTGCGGTACGGAAACCCGGACGCGACCGACGAGGAGCTGTGGCACGCGCTGGAGGTCGCACAGGCCAAGGAGTTCGTCGAGGGTCTGGAGCACGGTCTCGACGCGCCGATCGCGCAGGGCGGCACCAATGTCTCCGGCGGGCAGAGGCAGCGGCTGTCGATCGCCCGGACGCTGGTTCAGCAGCCGGAGATCTACCTCTTCGACGACTCGTTCTCCGCACTGGACTACGCCACGGACGCCGCGCTGCGCGCGGCACTGCTGCGGGAGACCGCCACCGCGACCGTGGTGATCGTCGCGCAGCGGGTGTCCACCATCCGTGACGCCGACCGGATCCTGGTGATGGACGAGGGCCGGGTCGTCGGCACCGGCAGTCATCACGAGCTGATGGACGGCAATGAAACATACCGGGAGATCGTGCTCTCCCAGCTGACGGAAGCGGAGGCCGCGTAA
- a CDS encoding RlpA-like double-psi beta-barrel domain-containing protein, whose amino-acid sequence MNVRHQCSGATVCITITDCGPRTKEWCGEAACCNGTCRTNRVLDLTPAAFSAIGNLSSGKLPVYIYE is encoded by the coding sequence ATGAACGTCAGACACCAGTGTTCCGGCGCGACGGTATGCATCACGATCACCGACTGCGGACCGCGTACCAAGGAGTGGTGCGGCGAGGCCGCCTGCTGCAACGGCACCTGTCGCACCAACCGCGTCCTGGATCTGACCCCGGCCGCCTTCTCGGCCATCGGCAACCTCAGCTCCGGCAAGCTGCCGGTCTACATATACGAGTGA
- a CDS encoding UBP-type zinc finger domain-containing protein → MADERIPGIDPGVPPSGDGCDECLAGADPGWWFHLRRCAACGHIGCCDSSPAQHATRHARESGHAFLTSFEPGEDWFWNTGTQEYYDGPGLAPPSSHPASQPTPGPAGRVPKNWEQLLH, encoded by the coding sequence ATGGCCGATGAGCGGATACCTGGCATCGATCCGGGCGTCCCGCCGAGCGGTGACGGCTGCGATGAGTGCCTGGCGGGCGCCGACCCCGGCTGGTGGTTCCACCTCCGCCGCTGCGCCGCCTGTGGGCACATCGGCTGCTGCGACTCCTCCCCGGCGCAGCACGCCACACGACACGCCCGCGAGTCCGGGCACGCCTTCCTGACCAGCTTCGAACCGGGCGAGGACTGGTTCTGGAACACCGGGACCCAGGAGTACTACGACGGCCCCGGCCTGGCCCCGCCCAGTTCCCACCCGGCCTCCCAGCCCACGCCCGGCCCTGCGGGCAGGGTGCCCAAGAACTGGGAACAGCTGCTGCACTAA
- a CDS encoding PIN domain-containing protein produces MAFVAVYDANVLYPNILRDVLIRVAEAGLVQAKWTETILDETFRNLKANRPDLDPGALDRTRRLMKAAVRDCLVKGHEPLIDILELPDKDDRHVLAAAIRAKAQVIVTFNLKDFPAEALAPWDVEAVHPDAFLEAQIDLAPEVVYAEIQRIADSWKNPPGTVADVIERLERNRLVSSAAALRALA; encoded by the coding sequence ATGGCCTTCGTCGCCGTTTACGACGCGAACGTGCTCTACCCGAATATCCTCCGCGACGTGCTCATCCGCGTCGCGGAGGCCGGCCTTGTGCAGGCGAAGTGGACCGAGACAATCCTTGACGAGACGTTCCGCAACCTGAAGGCCAACCGGCCGGACCTGGACCCCGGAGCCCTCGACAGGACACGGCGGCTGATGAAGGCAGCCGTACGGGACTGCCTCGTCAAGGGGCACGAGCCGCTCATCGACATACTGGAACTCCCCGACAAGGACGACCGGCACGTCCTGGCCGCGGCGATCCGCGCCAAAGCCCAGGTGATCGTGACGTTCAACCTCAAAGACTTCCCCGCGGAAGCCCTGGCGCCATGGGACGTTGAAGCCGTCCACCCGGACGCCTTCCTCGAAGCGCAGATAGATCTGGCGCCGGAGGTCGTGTACGCAGAGATCCAGCGCATCGCCGACAGTTGGAAGAATCCGCCCGGCACGGTCGCCGACGTGATCGAGCGTCTCGAGAGGAACCGTCTCGTTTCGTCCGCGGCGGCCCTGAGGGCCCTCGCCTGA
- a CDS encoding YtxH domain-containing protein, protein MRYRLTFIAGMALGYVLGTRAGRERYEQLKKSARQFAQNPAVRNTCESAAQSGRDFAGKAYHAVGDKVGEKVPDSVADRVRSMRGRGSRGEDDWGTTNT, encoded by the coding sequence ATGCGGTACCGGCTCACGTTCATCGCCGGAATGGCCCTCGGTTACGTGCTCGGCACGCGGGCCGGGCGCGAGCGTTACGAGCAGCTGAAGAAGTCCGCACGCCAGTTCGCCCAGAACCCGGCCGTGCGCAACACCTGCGAGTCGGCGGCCCAGAGCGGCCGCGATTTCGCCGGCAAGGCGTACCACGCGGTGGGCGACAAGGTCGGCGAGAAGGTGCCGGACTCGGTTGCGGACCGGGTGCGTTCGATGCGTGGGCGCGGTTCGAGGGGTGAGGACGACTGGGGAACGACCAACACCTGA
- a CDS encoding ABC transporter ATP-binding protein, whose product MAGPGGRMMAGGAPTERSMDFKGSTKRLLKRFASEKTTLYVMLVAGALSVALSVVGPKILGKATDLVFAGVVGRQMQAGTTKEQAIEGLHKSNSGLADMLSKVDFTPGKGMDFDAIGHVLLAALITYVGAGLLMLVSTRLSIRVINRVVFQMREDIQTKLSRLPLSYFDRQKRGEVLSRATNDIDNISQTMQQTMGQLINSLLTIVGVLIMMFWISPLLAVVALATVPLSVVVATKVGKRSQPQFVQQWKVTGTLNAHIEEMYTGHTLVKVFGRQEESARDFAEQNDALYEAGFKAQFNSGIMQPLMMFVSNLNYVLIAVIGGLRVASGSLSIGDVQAFIQYSRQFSMPLTQVASMANLVQSGVASAERIFELLDAEEQDAGPAPGKGAHPEELRGNVSLENVSFRYDPEKPLIEDLSLNVEPGHTVAIVGPTGAGKTTLVNLLMRFYEVTGGRIALDGVDVATMSRADLRSGIGMVLQDTWLFGGTIAENIAYGASGEVSREEIEEAARAAHADRFIRTLPDGYDTVIDDEGTGVSAGEKQLITIARAFLSDPVILVLDEATSSVDTRTEVLIQKAMARLAHGRTSFVIAHRLSTIRDADVILVMENGSIVEQGTHDELLQAQGSYAGLYAAQFAQAVAEVD is encoded by the coding sequence ATGGCAGGGCCTGGCGGACGCATGATGGCGGGCGGGGCGCCGACCGAGCGGTCCATGGACTTCAAGGGGTCCACGAAGCGGCTGCTGAAGCGCTTCGCCTCGGAGAAGACGACGCTGTACGTGATGCTGGTGGCCGGGGCGCTGAGCGTGGCGCTCTCGGTGGTCGGGCCGAAGATCCTCGGCAAGGCCACCGACCTGGTGTTCGCCGGGGTCGTCGGCCGGCAGATGCAGGCGGGGACGACCAAGGAGCAGGCCATCGAGGGCCTGCACAAGTCCAACAGCGGCCTGGCCGACATGCTCTCCAAGGTGGACTTCACCCCGGGCAAGGGCATGGACTTCGACGCGATCGGCCATGTGCTGCTGGCGGCGCTGATCACGTACGTCGGTGCCGGGCTGCTGATGCTGGTGTCGACGCGGCTGTCGATCCGGGTGATCAACCGGGTCGTGTTCCAGATGCGCGAGGACATCCAGACGAAGCTGTCGCGGCTGCCGCTGTCGTACTTCGACCGGCAAAAGCGCGGCGAGGTGCTGAGCCGGGCGACGAACGACATAGACAACATCTCGCAGACGATGCAGCAGACGATGGGCCAGCTCATCAACTCGTTGCTGACCATCGTCGGCGTGCTGATCATGATGTTCTGGATCTCGCCGCTGCTGGCGGTCGTCGCACTGGCGACGGTGCCGCTGTCGGTGGTCGTGGCGACCAAGGTGGGCAAGCGTTCGCAGCCGCAGTTCGTCCAGCAGTGGAAGGTGACGGGCACGCTCAACGCCCACATCGAGGAGATGTACACCGGGCACACCCTGGTGAAGGTCTTCGGCCGGCAGGAGGAGTCCGCGCGGGACTTCGCCGAGCAGAACGACGCACTGTACGAGGCCGGGTTCAAGGCGCAGTTCAACAGCGGGATCATGCAGCCGCTGATGATGTTCGTGTCGAACCTCAACTATGTGCTGATCGCCGTGATCGGTGGCCTGCGGGTCGCTTCCGGCTCACTGTCGATCGGTGATGTGCAGGCCTTCATCCAGTACTCGCGGCAGTTCTCCATGCCGCTGACCCAGGTCGCCTCGATGGCGAACCTGGTGCAGTCCGGGGTGGCGTCGGCCGAGCGTATCTTCGAGCTGCTGGACGCCGAGGAGCAGGACGCCGGTCCCGCACCCGGCAAGGGCGCGCACCCGGAGGAGCTGCGCGGCAACGTCTCGCTGGAGAACGTGTCGTTCCGCTACGACCCGGAGAAGCCGCTCATCGAGGACCTGTCGCTGAACGTCGAACCGGGTCACACGGTCGCGATCGTCGGCCCGACCGGCGCGGGCAAGACGACGCTGGTCAATCTGCTGATGCGGTTCTACGAGGTGACGGGCGGCCGGATCGCCCTCGACGGGGTCGATGTCGCGACGATGTCGCGCGCCGATCTGCGGTCGGGGATCGGCATGGTCCTCCAGGACACCTGGCTGTTCGGCGGGACCATCGCGGAGAACATCGCGTACGGGGCATCGGGCGAGGTCAGCCGGGAGGAGATCGAGGAGGCGGCGCGGGCGGCCCACGCCGACCGCTTCATCCGCACCCTGCCGGACGGCTACGACACGGTGATCGACGACGAGGGCACCGGCGTCAGCGCGGGTGAGAAGCAGCTGATCACCATCGCGCGGGCGTTCCTGTCCGACCCGGTGATACTGGTCCTCGACGAGGCGACCAGCTCGGTCGACACCCGTACCGAGGTGCTGATCCAGAAGGCGATGGCGCGCCTGGCGCACGGTCGTACGAGCTTCGTGATCGCGCACCGGCTCTCCACCATCCGGGACGCCGACGTCATCCTGGTGATGGAGAACGGCTCGATCGTCGAACAGGGCACGCACGACGAGCTGCTGCAGGCACAGGGCTCGTACGCCGGGCTGTACGCGGCCCAGTTCGCGCAGGCGGTCGCCGAGGTCGACTAG
- a CDS encoding FGGY family carbohydrate kinase — translation MGIVAGLDSSSAFTHIVVCDADTGAVLRQGYAAHPVEAKATEVDPQVWLLSLGEAATGGLLEGVQAIGVSAQQHGLVPLDRQGNLVRPALLGNDKRAQVAAADLIDGLGGRQAWAEAVGAVPQAAQPVSKLRWLARTEPEMAQRVAAVLQPHDWLVWQLLGRPARRTTDRGAASGTGYWSAGSESYRPELVELALGHQAALPEVLGPCDTAGTTPEGLLISAGTGETMAAAFGLGVGVGDAVVSLGASGSVMAVHHEALADPSGMITSFADATGMHLPVVHTSNAVRALRGTAEMLDLEGLEELSTLALKSTPGASGLVLLPYLEGERTPRLPHTAGTLSGLRRESMKPEHLARAAFEGMLCSLADALDVLRGRGVEVRRVFLLGAAAELPAVQAFAPTLLGTEVVVPEPAQYAALGAARQAAWALGVSQGNLDPRTPPAWQDAAAQVLDPGEELSVGQAVRQQYVATREQIHPGAFDATR, via the coding sequence ATGGGCATAGTCGCCGGCTTGGACAGTTCTTCCGCCTTCACGCACATCGTGGTCTGCGATGCGGACACGGGTGCCGTACTGCGCCAGGGGTACGCCGCACATCCCGTGGAGGCGAAGGCCACCGAGGTCGATCCGCAGGTGTGGCTGCTCTCACTCGGTGAGGCGGCCACCGGCGGGCTGCTCGAAGGTGTGCAGGCCATCGGGGTGTCCGCGCAGCAGCACGGGCTGGTGCCGCTGGACCGCCAGGGCAATCTCGTACGTCCGGCACTGCTGGGCAACGACAAGCGGGCGCAGGTCGCCGCGGCCGATCTGATCGACGGGCTGGGCGGGCGGCAGGCCTGGGCCGAGGCGGTCGGGGCGGTGCCACAGGCCGCGCAGCCGGTGTCGAAGCTGCGCTGGCTGGCGCGGACCGAGCCGGAGATGGCGCAGCGGGTCGCCGCCGTGCTCCAGCCGCACGACTGGCTGGTGTGGCAGTTGCTGGGCCGCCCGGCCCGGCGGACCACCGACCGGGGTGCCGCGTCCGGGACCGGTTACTGGTCGGCGGGCAGCGAGTCCTACCGGCCGGAGCTGGTGGAGCTCGCGCTGGGGCACCAGGCGGCGCTGCCCGAGGTACTCGGGCCCTGTGACACGGCCGGGACGACGCCCGAGGGGCTGCTGATCTCGGCGGGTACCGGCGAGACGATGGCGGCGGCCTTCGGGCTCGGGGTCGGGGTCGGTGACGCGGTGGTGTCGCTGGGAGCCTCGGGCTCGGTGATGGCGGTGCACCACGAGGCGCTGGCCGATCCGTCCGGGATGATCACCTCGTTCGCCGACGCCACCGGGATGCATCTGCCGGTGGTCCACACGTCGAACGCGGTACGGGCACTGCGTGGCACCGCCGAGATGCTGGACCTGGAGGGACTGGAGGAGCTGTCGACGCTGGCGCTGAAGTCGACTCCGGGCGCCTCGGGCCTGGTGCTCCTGCCGTATCTGGAGGGTGAGCGGACCCCGCGTCTGCCGCACACCGCAGGGACGTTGAGCGGGCTGCGGCGCGAGTCGATGAAGCCGGAACACCTCGCGCGGGCCGCCTTCGAGGGCATGCTCTGCTCACTGGCCGACGCGCTCGACGTACTGCGCGGCCGCGGGGTCGAGGTGCGGCGGGTGTTCCTGCTGGGTGCCGCCGCCGAGTTGCCGGCCGTGCAGGCGTTCGCGCCGACGTTGCTGGGGACCGAGGTGGTCGTGCCGGAGCCGGCCCAGTACGCGGCGCTGGGTGCGGCCCGGCAGGCGGCCTGGGCGCTGGGGGTCTCGCAGGGGAACCTCGATCCGCGCACTCCCCCGGCCTGGCAGGACGCCGCGGCGCAGGTGCTGGATCCCGGCGAGGAGCTGTCGGTCGGCCAGGCGGTTCGCCAGCAGTACGTGGCGACGCGGGAGCAGATCCACCCCGGGGCGTTCGACGCCACGCGTTGA
- a CDS encoding RNA polymerase sigma factor, whose protein sequence is MQTRTVTETERVSAIPAQHRAVRHPEAAADPPPPVPERPHPPQAPPDPQDVPDPPEAVMEESAELPDPPEQRGRPDPGGPSSDLFRQYLREIGRIPLLTAADEVELARCVEAGLFAEERLARTPDPDTRLAVDLDRLVVMGRTAKRRLIEANLRLVVSVAKRYIGRGLTMLDLVQEGNLGLIRAVEKFDYARGYKFSTYATWWIRQAMSRALADQARTIRVPVHVVELINRVVRVQRRMLQERGYEPTPEEVAAQLDLTPERVGEVLRLAQEPVSLHAPVGEEDDVSLGDLIEDGDAASPVESAAFLLLREHLEAVLSTLNERERKVVQLRYGLADGRPRTLEEIGRIFGVTRERIRQIESKTLNKLRDHAFADQLRGYLD, encoded by the coding sequence GTGCAGACCCGGACCGTGACCGAAACCGAGCGTGTCTCGGCAATCCCCGCGCAGCACCGGGCCGTACGTCATCCGGAGGCCGCGGCGGACCCCCCGCCACCCGTGCCCGAACGGCCGCACCCACCCCAGGCGCCACCGGACCCACAGGACGTACCCGACCCACCCGAGGCGGTCATGGAGGAGTCGGCAGAGCTCCCGGACCCCCCGGAGCAGCGCGGCCGGCCGGACCCGGGCGGGCCGTCGTCCGACCTGTTCCGGCAGTATCTGCGGGAGATCGGCCGCATCCCGCTGCTCACCGCCGCCGACGAGGTGGAGCTCGCCCGCTGCGTCGAGGCCGGCCTGTTCGCCGAGGAGCGCCTCGCCCGCACCCCGGACCCCGACACCCGGCTGGCCGTCGATCTGGACCGGCTGGTGGTCATGGGCCGGACGGCCAAACGCCGCCTCATCGAGGCCAATCTGCGCCTGGTCGTCTCCGTGGCCAAACGCTATATCGGCCGCGGACTGACCATGCTCGACCTGGTCCAGGAGGGAAACCTCGGGCTGATCCGGGCGGTCGAGAAGTTCGACTACGCCCGCGGCTACAAGTTCTCCACGTACGCGACCTGGTGGATCCGGCAGGCCATGTCCCGCGCGCTGGCCGACCAGGCGCGGACCATCCGGGTCCCGGTCCATGTCGTCGAACTGATCAACCGTGTCGTGCGCGTCCAGCGCCGGATGCTCCAGGAGCGCGGCTACGAGCCGACGCCCGAGGAGGTCGCCGCCCAGCTCGACCTCACCCCGGAGCGGGTCGGCGAGGTGCTGCGCCTCGCCCAGGAACCGGTGTCCCTGCACGCCCCGGTCGGCGAGGAGGACGACGTGTCGCTCGGCGACCTGATCGAGGACGGCGACGCCGCGTCCCCGGTCGAGTCCGCCGCCTTCCTGCTGCTGCGCGAACACCTGGAAGCGGTGCTCTCCACGCTCAACGAGCGCGAGCGGAAGGTGGTCCAGCTGCGGTACGGGCTGGCCGACGGGCGGCCCCGCACGCTTGAGGAGATAGGCCGGATCTTCGGCGTGACCCGGGAACGCATCCGCCAGATCGAGTCCAAGACCCTCAACAAGCTGCGGGACCACGCCTTCGCCGACCAGCTCCGCGGCTACCTCGACTGA